In a genomic window of Nocardiopsis mwathae:
- a CDS encoding (2Fe-2S)-binding protein has product MNGSPTPDRCPCGAGAPDMPSSDVPPLPPPPPPGTRVTVHLGTTALSGSAGQTIAGVLLANGVTAWRTTARGGRPRGVFCGIGVCFDCLVTVNGVPDVRACQRIARDGDVIDAPGATPSGGDHD; this is encoded by the coding sequence ATGAACGGTTCTCCCACGCCCGACCGGTGTCCCTGTGGCGCGGGCGCCCCCGACATGCCGTCCTCCGACGTTCCCCCACTCCCCCCGCCCCCTCCCCCCGGGACGCGTGTCACGGTCCACCTCGGCACCACGGCGCTCAGTGGTTCGGCAGGCCAGACCATCGCCGGTGTGCTACTGGCCAACGGGGTGACCGCCTGGCGCACGACCGCGCGGGGCGGGCGCCCGCGCGGGGTGTTCTGCGGCATCGGCGTCTGCTTCGACTGCCTGGTCACGGTGAACGGCGTCCCGGACGTCCGGGCCTGTCAGCGAATCGCACGCGACGGCGACGTCATCGACGCGCCCGGGGCGACACCCAGCGGAGGGGATCATGACTGA
- a CDS encoding FAD/NAD(P)-dependent oxidoreductase, with the protein MREVVVVGGGPAGIGAALAALRAGARVTVVDSAEHLGGQYLRGATRTAPSEAPAPPAPPRACRTPSTTRDRLLRAVDTVASHPRSTLLTRTSVWALEPGGHGPTVRALRGDADGDRTPYTLHPDALVLAPGAHDLTLPFPGWDLPGVYTAGAAQALAKGDGVAVGRRAVVAGSGPFLLPVAAALSGAGADVVGVLEAAGAARLAAGWLRSPLAVLRDAAADRGGELAGYLAGQVRHGVPYRTGTGVIAAHGSDQVEEVTVASLWADWSPVPGTERRVAVDAVCVGHGFVPRLELPIAAGCGIGPERIVGVDDAQRTMVPGVFAAGEVTGIGGADLAVAEGLVAGWAAAGGRHDDPLLRRAARIRARHRAFAARMHSAHPIGAGWTAWLTHDTLVCRCEEVTAAEIDTACARTGAGEPRGLRSIKLTTRAGLGPCQGRMCGTALTELVRRRAQHAVSSAPVDRRPIAAPIRLGELAGLDAPCGAAATGPTTSPAPARETGHHPSHHQGGRAGARPAAPPVRPPEGA; encoded by the coding sequence ATGCGTGAGGTGGTGGTCGTCGGCGGTGGCCCAGCCGGGATCGGGGCGGCCCTCGCCGCACTGCGCGCCGGTGCCCGCGTCACCGTCGTCGACAGCGCGGAGCACCTCGGCGGCCAGTACCTCCGCGGAGCCACCCGAACCGCGCCGTCCGAAGCACCCGCGCCACCCGCGCCACCGCGTGCCTGCCGCACGCCATCCACCACCCGTGACCGCCTCCTGCGCGCTGTGGACACGGTCGCATCCCACCCCCGCAGTACCCTGCTGACCCGCACGTCGGTGTGGGCGCTCGAACCGGGCGGGCACGGCCCGACCGTGCGCGCCCTGCGCGGCGACGCCGACGGCGACCGCACCCCCTACACCCTGCACCCCGACGCGCTTGTGCTCGCACCAGGCGCCCACGACCTGACCCTGCCCTTCCCCGGCTGGGATCTCCCCGGCGTCTACACGGCGGGCGCCGCCCAGGCGCTGGCCAAGGGCGACGGCGTCGCCGTGGGTCGGCGGGCCGTCGTGGCGGGCAGCGGGCCCTTCCTCCTGCCCGTCGCAGCGGCGCTGTCCGGCGCCGGCGCCGACGTCGTCGGCGTCCTGGAGGCCGCGGGCGCGGCGCGGCTCGCAGCGGGATGGCTGCGCTCGCCCCTCGCGGTGCTCCGCGACGCCGCAGCGGACAGGGGCGGGGAGCTCGCCGGCTACCTGGCCGGGCAGGTCCGCCACGGCGTCCCCTACCGGACCGGCACCGGGGTGATCGCCGCCCACGGCTCGGACCAGGTGGAGGAGGTGACCGTGGCGTCCCTGTGGGCCGACTGGTCACCGGTGCCGGGCACCGAGCGGCGCGTCGCCGTCGACGCCGTGTGCGTCGGCCACGGCTTCGTCCCGCGCCTGGAACTCCCCATCGCGGCCGGGTGCGGCATCGGCCCCGAGCGCATCGTCGGCGTCGACGACGCCCAGCGCACCATGGTGCCCGGGGTGTTCGCGGCCGGGGAAGTGACCGGTATCGGCGGGGCGGACCTCGCCGTAGCCGAGGGCCTGGTGGCGGGATGGGCGGCGGCGGGCGGCCGACACGACGACCCGCTGCTGCGCCGGGCGGCGCGGATCCGGGCACGCCACCGCGCCTTCGCCGCGCGCATGCACAGCGCCCACCCCATCGGCGCGGGATGGACCGCGTGGCTCACCCACGACACCCTCGTCTGCCGCTGCGAAGAGGTCACGGCCGCCGAGATCGACACCGCCTGCGCGCGGACCGGAGCCGGAGAGCCACGCGGCCTGCGCTCGATCAAACTGACCACCCGGGCTGGCCTCGGCCCCTGCCAGGGGCGCATGTGCGGCACGGCGCTCACCGAACTGGTCCGCCGCCGGGCGCAGCACGCCGTGTCCTCCGCCCCGGTGGACCGCCGCCCCATCGCGGCCCCCATCCGGCTCGGCGAGCTCGCCGGGCTCGACGCACCGTGCGGCGCCGCGGCTACCGGCCCGACCACATCCCCGGCTCCCGCACGCGAAACCGGCCACCACCCCAGCCACCACCAGGGCGGTCGCGCGGGGGCACGGCCCGCCGCGCCACCCGTCCGACCACCCGAAGGAGCGTGA